In Rattus rattus isolate New Zealand chromosome 3, Rrattus_CSIRO_v1, whole genome shotgun sequence, one genomic interval encodes:
- the LOC116895330 gene encoding rho GTPase-activating protein 20-like, whose product METHGEKVTLFHGVRGSLLLEGPVEFKRGWRKKKRHLFLLNDLLVVSNNVHKKKFKIKYIIPLSYLWICDYADLVGGDNRTASKSIFLCWPMENFVATFCTKEQKKWWWFFLQRYINEAKMNGESKSAALQMVTEDIRRCTSACA is encoded by the exons ATGGAAACCCATGGTGAGAAAGTGACACTATTTCATGGCGTACGTGGAAGCTTGCTGCTCGAAGGCCCCGTGGAATTCAAAAGAGGCTGGAGAAAAAAGAAGCGCCATCTCTTCTTGTTGAATGATCTTTTGGTTGTGTCTaataatgt ACACAAGAAGAAGTTTAAGATAAAATATATCATCCCACTGAGTTACCTCTGGATTTGTGACTATGCAGACCTTGTGGGAGGAGATAACAGGACTGCCTCCAAGTCCATCTTCCTTTGCTGGCCCATGGAAAATTTCGTGGCCACCTTCTG CACCAAGGAACAGAAAAAATGGTGGTGGTTTTTCCTCCAAAG ATACATCAATGAGGCCAAGATGAATGGCGAGAGTAAGAGTGCTGCACTGCAGATGGTCACAGAGGACATCCGACGCTGCACCAGCGCATGCGCCT AG